TCGTGTCGAGGTTCTTGTTGTCGTATGGCAGGCTGTGCAGCACATAACGCAACGCGTTTAGACGAGCTCGCTTCTTGCAGTCTGATTTCACGACGGTCCATGGAGCCTCAACACTGTCGGTATACTGAAACATGGCCTCCTTGGCTTTGGTGTATTCGTCCCACATGTCCAGTGATGCCAGGTCGATCGGCGACAGTTTCCACTGCTTTAACGGATGCCGTTCACGTTCTTTAAATCGCCGTCGCTGTTCTTTCCGGCTGACGGAAAACCAGAACTTCGTCAGGTGAATGCCGCTGCGAACCAGATTACGTTCGAACTCAGGCACTTGACGCATGAATTCGTTGTACTCTTCCTGGTCACAAAACCCCATAACCCGTTCCACGCCCGCGCGGTTATACCATGACCGATCGAACAGAATAATTTCGCCGCGCGTCGGAAGGTGCTCTACATAACGCTGAAAGTACCATTGTCCCTGCTCGGTGACCGTCGGTTTTTCCAGAGCGACAACGCGGGCACCACGAGGATTCAGGTGTTCCATAAATCGCTTGATGGTGCCTCCTTTGCCTGCTGCATCGCGGCCCTCAAAAAGAATGACAACTCGTTCGCCCGTCTTTTTCACCCATTGTTGCAGCTTCAATAATTCGACCTGCAGTTTGTATTTTTGCTTCTCATAGGCTTTGCGAGTCATCAGGTTGCGATAGGGATACCCCCCGCTGCGCCAGCTTGCTGACAGCATATCATCCGGAGCCGGGCCAGCTTCGTTAACTGGAACTTCATTCTGCCCCAACAATGCGTTTCGCAACACGGCCGCGTCATCGGAAGATGTACCTTCCATCACTGCGTGCAGCACCTTTGCCAGCGTATTCACATCATGCGGCGGAACACCACTGATGATATCTTTGACAGCCGTAATCTTTGCTTCCTGAGCGGCCAGGATCGATTCCGAAACCGTAAACCGTTCGATGCCGGCCGGAGTGACCGACGGAGATGTGTCGCCCTGGCTGGCTTTTCGAGGAGATGCCTGACCGTTGGCCTTCGCCTTGCTGCGAGGAGATCGCTTCTTGCTTTTTGGCTTTCCGGTGCCTTTAGATTCGGTTTCTGATTTGTTGTTGCTCATGATAGATAGCTTCGCGGAACGGCTTTGAGCTTGCGATTGAACGGTCAGGCCATTGTGCCGTCGGTGGAAGCGAGGCACAACATGCTGTTCAGCGCCCGCCGCCGTTTCCTGAATGAATGCGGGACCTCACCTTCCGGAGGACTGAGAAATGTGCGAATAGGCACAGGTTGCACCGGGCGGTGACACTCGACTGGTCGATCTATGGCCGCTGTTGGTGTTTGTGCCGTCGTGGAAACAGCATGTTCGCCGATGCCTGTTCCGTGCCCATTGCACGAGGCCGTATGTGACGTACGCTTCGACACGCTGGTTCGTGGTTACGAACGCGATATCTGCGACACTCTGCGATATCGCGGCAGGCGTTCTCGTATCGGCAAACAATTACCGAGCCGCTTGCTTTTAAATGTCCGCCCTCGTCGTTCCTCGTCGGTGGCGTGCGTTGTCGATAAAACCAATGGGTTCGTTTGAAGGTAACGGATCGAAATGATGCTCGTGATGATTAAAGCATGGATTTCAACGATTTGCATATTGGGGGTAGCGATGTCAATCGTGGTCGCCTTACGTCGTTATCACGATTCAACGGCCTTGACCGTTTTGCTCACTGTTTTCTCAATCGTGTTTTCCAACATGGTCGGTGAACGGCTATTCCGATTCTTCAATCATCAGGCGATCGAACGGGACGCAAAACGCGATTAAGTGTGACGCAGTTCACGTCGCCTTTGCTGGCCATTCATTTGCGCAATCGATTGAATCTGCTTCTGTCCCGCCGCAGGGCGTCATCTTGCGGCTTGTTCAAGCGGCCGGGCTTCATGGCCGCCGGAGTGCCTCAAAACTGCGATTCCGCTGACACTTTAGTGGCGGAAGGAGTGTGTGGACGTCGATCCTGTCGGTTGTCAGACTCCTTGAACGAGTTTTGTGTGGGCCAGTTCTGCTTGTTTTTCAACAGCGACATTGCGCCCCGTTTTCATTCGCCGGCCGCAACAGTCAGCAAGGCACACGCGGCCAACCAGACACAAAGGGCCAACGATGTCTTGGGGAAAATCGGATCAGGATCGCATTCAACACACTCTGGACTACATAAAGCGAGTGTCCGCGACCAATCACCAGTTGCTGATTGACTACGTGAATGGCAATTCGGTCTTCAGCGCAGCGACAATCAGTAAGGCTTTATCGCTAAAGCTGTCTCGCTTCGGTCGCGGTGGAACCACTCAGTCACAGCGACATGCGATTCGAGGATGTATTCTGACTCGCTTGGCCGCCGAATCGCCTGCGTCGACGGCTGTCGCGACAGCGTGGAAGAACACGTACAAGACGCAGACGGAAGACGCTCTTAAAATGCAGATCGCGCGGTATCTGGGCCAGCTTCGGGGGGCGACTGCATTGCCCAAGAGCAAGCCAAAGTCGCCATCCGGTCCAGCGGCATACGGGTTGTCAGCCGAGAGTCTTCAGGCAATCAAGGGCGGATTGTCGGCACCGAAGGCTGTTTCTTCTTCGACATCAGCGACCGACGCCGGCCCGCCTCCTGCGCCGACTGCGGCGTTGGCGGCAAAGAAGACGTACTTTGAAAAGTTATCGCGTTCGAACATCGTGCTGTCCGGTCACGGTTCGTGGCCAGCACCCTTTCGGAAGGTCCGCCTGAAGCCTCAACAAAAACTGTGCTGTTACTGCAGACAGTTCTATCCGTTAGGCAACGATGTTGGGCAGCTGATCGACAGTCGTCAGTTTCCAGTGCCGGAAGAAGAGTTTCCCGGAGGCAGCGAAGTCTGCGACTACATGTTGCACAATAAGGATACGCTAAAGCTGCTCAACCACTCGGTCGGCGACGCGAAGTTCATCACGGTGACAACGGATACTCCGATCAGCACCTTCATTAACAATCCGGCATACGTAGACGCCACGTTTCACTTTGCGGCCTGCCGAGTTGTGTCAAAAGGGAACAAGCTGGGCTGTCCCGTTCACCGCGTTTGGGAACCGTACGTTCAGGGGCAACCATTGCCGTGCGTGCTGCGGTAGAGCGTTCGAGGCGGAGGGGGTGGCATAGCGCCGACGCCCCTGCCGGTTTCTCTCGACGAATCCGGGAAGACTCACATCGCGCTCGCGACTCTACAGCGTTTCACGCTGACTTGTGGCCGCGGAAATGGGTTTGGGTCCTACGTGGGCCGGTTCCCACGAGCCAGAACCGTCCACAACAAAACGTAAATTGCTCTAGACATGCGCACGTGCCGTTCATTGCCCCGCACTTTTGAAGGGCGGGCGGTTCTCAGCTACAGGTGCGCTTCAGGTTGAAGAGCAGTCTGCATGTTGGGGTGGAGTACCACGCCCGCACGATCCTTCACGAGCGGCCAACGCTTAAAGCAACGTTTCGATGTGAAATTTCCTCTTCCCACCGCCTGCGCTCAAAGTGTTGAGACCTCAGGCGGTTCGCGGGTAGGTTGGAGTTGCCGCCCGGACTCACCCCTGCAGCACCATAGCCATGCGGATGGGGTCGGCCATCCATTCGTCCAGCAGCGTTGGGTCGAGTAGCGAGTCGCCCGATGACACGGGAACTTGTTTCGCAGACTTTCTGGCGGAAGCCGTTGCGTCAGGAGACTCAGACGATGGCTCTTCAGGGCTAAACGTCGCAGACTTGTCGCTGGCCAGTTCTTCAGTCGTCGTCTTCGATTCCGTGTTGCCTTCAACGATGGACGTCATCGTGATCAGCTGCGAGTCCGAAAGCGATTCGACAACGGCAAACTTCGCTTCAGAATCGTCGTTCACCGCGCCGACAGAGAAGTCGACGGGAATGCTCCACAGGCCCGAAGTGAATAGATTCGAGTCGGCTTCAATCGCTTTCACCCACACTCGATAGTTGCCGTTTTCCAAGGCGTTGTCCGGCGTAAACGAGGTTTCTGTGACGAAGTCGTTTCGAATCGTAACCAGCAACGTGTCCAGATTCTGAACGTGCAGCACGTAGCGACCCGCACCGGTCACTGGCAACCATGAGATCGTTGGCGGGTTGTTGCTCGACTGTCCAACCGGAGCGGTCACAGTGGTTCGAATACCGGTCTCGCCCGGCAGACTCCAGCCGCGGTTACCGACGGAATCAGAACTGCGAATCCACCAGCGAATCGGGCCACTGGCCAGATCTGTTGGAGGCGTGTACGACGTCCCTTGAATGTCGTCGACAACGATGTCGCCAGCCAGAGTGCGGATGAAGATTTCGTACCCAGGAGCTTCCGGAATCGCAGCCCATTGGAATTCCGGTCGCGGGTTAAATGTGGGAGTCAACGGGCTGACCAACGTGGGACGAATTTCGAACGTGTTGTCATTCGACCATGGACCGGCCGATCCGTTCGCATTGAAGGCTCGAACCCAGTACCGATAAAACCCAGCCTCCAGGTCGACGGGCGGCATGTACGACGTCTCTGTCGTCATCGTGTCGTTCAGAAACAGTCGGGTCTCAGCAGGGGACCGGCGCGTAAACCACACTTCGTAACGAACTGCATCGGTCACTGGCTGCCATGTTAATTCTGGTTGAAGCTCGTCCGGGAAACGCGGCACGGCGTCAAGGACCGGAACACCAACGGTATCGTTGTCATTGATAGTGACCGTCGTCTGCCCGGTTGTGACGACTGCTCCCGTGACTGCGGACAAACTGACCGTAAACGTTTCCACCGCTTCACTGTGACCGTCGTCGAATGTGGCGATCACGACTGTTTGGGTCAGCGACGCACCGGGTTCGAACGTGAGTGTTTGCCCTACCAAGGGTTCGAAGTCGCTACCGCTGATTGCTGTATTGCTGGCTGCCGAAACCGTCAGCGTGACCGTCGCTGATGGAGCGCGGTCCAGCGTCACGGTGATGATGGCGTCCTGTCCTTCGACGACCGGCGAATTGCTGCTGATAGAAACCTGGGTGCCGTCCGTCGCATTGGCGTCGAACTCGACTGCACCGATGTCGTAGGCGGTGCCCAGAGGCCGATCGATCCCTTTTTGGTCAGTGAAGACTGCCTGAACGGCGAGATTCGCCCCGGCATCGATGGCGATACTTCCCTGAATCAATTCATGGTATGCCGTCGGACCAGACGTATTCAAAGTCGTGTTTAGAATGGTATTGATGTCGCGGGTACCGGAGTCGCTGATTCCGACGATGTTGCCCGACGACCCGTCGACAAGTCCTCCGTTTGTGGCTGCGTTTCCAATCAGATTGTTGATGCTGGTCGAAAGATCCACGCTACCCGTCACATCGTCGGCCGCGCTGCCGGATGTATTGCCCGCGACAAGTGCGTTCCGCAGATCTGTAGATCCGCCGCTGACTGTGAAGATGCCGCCGCCACTGGCATCGACCGCAGCGGTGTTTAGGGTTACGGTGGAGTTCAGCACGGCCAGTCGACCGGTCGCCGAATTCCACAGTCCACCGCCTTCATTGGCTGCAAAGTTTCCGCTGACCGTGGTGTTTAATAGCACGCCGGTACCAGCTCCGGTGATGTGCAGTGCTCCCCCGTTGCCGGGTGCCGCTTCGGCTCGGTTGTCGGTCAGTGACGAGTTAGTCACGGTCGTACGTCCGGCGTTGTCTTCGATTGCTCCACCGGCGCGAGACGCCGTGTTGCCGGAAATTGCCGCTGAGAACACCGTCACGACTCCGCCATCATTCAGAATTGCTCCGCCCGAACCCGCAGTTCCGTTGGCGGCGTTATTCGAAAACGTCACCGTGCCGTCGAATCCATTTACATCGACGGTACCACCCGCGTTGAAGATTCCTCCTCCGCCTTGATCAGCAGCGTCCCCACTGGCGACGTTGTCTGAGATTACCGCGCTATCGGTGATGGTCATCGTGCCCGTACCGTTCCACAGTCCGCCACCTTCGCTCGCCGCTGAGTTCCCCGTGACCGTACCGCCGCTCACCTCAACCGTGCCAGCTCCCGTCACGTGTAATCCGCCGCCGTTGCCAGGCGAGGCCGCGTTGGTCGGGCCGGCAACGTTGTTATCGAGCGTGACGTTGGACAGTGTGACCTCGCCCGCGTTGGTTTCGATACCGCCACCT
This DNA window, taken from Fuerstiella marisgermanici, encodes the following:
- the ppk2 gene encoding polyphosphate kinase 2; protein product: MSNNKSETESKGTGKPKSKKRSPRSKAKANGQASPRKASQGDTSPSVTPAGIERFTVSESILAAQEAKITAVKDIISGVPPHDVNTLAKVLHAVMEGTSSDDAAVLRNALLGQNEVPVNEAGPAPDDMLSASWRSGGYPYRNLMTRKAYEKQKYKLQVELLKLQQWVKKTGERVVILFEGRDAAGKGGTIKRFMEHLNPRGARVVALEKPTVTEQGQWYFQRYVEHLPTRGEIILFDRSWYNRAGVERVMGFCDQEEYNEFMRQVPEFERNLVRSGIHLTKFWFSVSRKEQRRRFKERERHPLKQWKLSPIDLASLDMWDEYTKAKEAMFQYTDSVEAPWTVVKSDCKKRARLNALRYVLHSLPYDNKNLDTIGSVDPLLVGRAQVRYAAED
- a CDS encoding putative adhesin, producing MSWGKSDQDRIQHTLDYIKRVSATNHQLLIDYVNGNSVFSAATISKALSLKLSRFGRGGTTQSQRHAIRGCILTRLAAESPASTAVATAWKNTYKTQTEDALKMQIARYLGQLRGATALPKSKPKSPSGPAAYGLSAESLQAIKGGLSAPKAVSSSTSATDAGPPPAPTAALAAKKTYFEKLSRSNIVLSGHGSWPAPFRKVRLKPQQKLCCYCRQFYPLGNDVGQLIDSRQFPVPEEEFPGGSEVCDYMLHNKDTLKLLNHSVGDAKFITVTTDTPISTFINNPAYVDATFHFAACRVVSKGNKLGCPVHRVWEPYVQGQPLPCVLR